One window of Marinobacterium aestuarii genomic DNA carries:
- the dgcA gene encoding dimethylglycine demethylation protein DgcA has protein sequence MSQYDVLFQPLKINQLTIRNRVVSTAHAEVYATDGGMTTDRYVKYYEEKAKGGCGLCICGGSSVVSIDSPQSWWSSVNLSTDRIIPHFQNLADAVHKHGGKIMIQITHMGRRSRWDGENWVNLMSPSGIREPVHRATCKIMEPEEIWRIIGDFAKAAVRAKEGGLDGVELSAVHQHMIDQFWSPRVNKRTDEWGGSFENRMRFGLEVLKAVREAVGADFAVGMRITGDEFHPDGLNHEDMKQIAAYYDATGMVDYFGVIGSGCDTHNTLANVIPNMSYPPEPFLHLAAGIKEVVKVPVIHAQNIKDPNQAKRILEAGYVDFVGMTRAHIADPHFIAKVKANQVDQIRQCVGANYCIDRQYMGLDVLCIQNAATSREYSGMPHIIEKTTGTKRKVVVVGGGPGGLEAARVAAERGHAVTLIERADELGGQVTIAAKAPQRDQMAGITRWLAMEIERLGVDLRLGTAANADMIKDLKADVVILATGGRPFMEQNPHWGAAEGLSVSSWDILNGTVEPGKSVLIYDTICEFTGMSAADYLSSKGSLVELVTDDIKPGVGIGGTTFPTYYRSLYEKEVIMTSDMLLEKVYREGDKLVAVLENEYTGAQEERVVDQVVIENGTRPNEELYYELKGESRNKGQIDNETLFAGQAQPILSESGEGMILWRLGDCVSQRNIHAAIYDALRLCKDL, from the coding sequence ATGTCCCAGTACGACGTGCTGTTCCAGCCGCTGAAGATCAATCAGCTGACCATTCGCAACCGTGTGGTCAGTACCGCCCACGCCGAGGTTTATGCCACCGATGGCGGCATGACCACCGACCGTTATGTGAAGTATTACGAAGAAAAGGCCAAGGGTGGCTGTGGTCTGTGCATCTGCGGCGGGTCCAGCGTCGTGTCCATCGACAGCCCGCAGAGCTGGTGGAGCTCGGTCAACCTGTCGACCGATCGCATCATCCCGCACTTCCAGAATCTGGCTGATGCCGTGCACAAGCACGGTGGCAAGATCATGATCCAGATTACCCACATGGGGCGTCGTTCACGCTGGGACGGTGAAAACTGGGTCAATCTGATGTCACCTTCCGGCATTCGTGAGCCGGTGCACCGCGCTACCTGCAAGATCATGGAGCCGGAAGAAATCTGGCGCATTATTGGCGACTTCGCCAAGGCCGCCGTGCGTGCCAAGGAAGGCGGTCTGGATGGTGTTGAGCTGTCCGCCGTACACCAGCACATGATCGACCAGTTCTGGTCGCCACGCGTGAACAAGCGTACCGACGAATGGGGCGGCAGCTTTGAGAATCGCATGCGTTTCGGGCTTGAAGTGCTCAAAGCTGTACGCGAGGCGGTGGGTGCGGACTTCGCCGTGGGCATGCGTATCACCGGCGATGAGTTCCATCCCGATGGTCTGAACCACGAAGACATGAAACAGATCGCCGCCTACTACGATGCCACCGGCATGGTGGATTACTTCGGCGTTATAGGTTCCGGTTGTGATACCCACAACACCCTGGCCAACGTTATTCCGAACATGAGCTATCCGCCGGAGCCCTTCCTGCACCTGGCGGCCGGCATCAAGGAAGTGGTCAAGGTTCCGGTCATTCACGCCCAGAACATCAAGGATCCGAACCAGGCCAAGCGTATCCTGGAAGCCGGTTACGTCGATTTCGTCGGCATGACCCGGGCGCACATCGCCGATCCGCATTTCATTGCCAAGGTCAAGGCGAACCAGGTGGATCAGATCCGCCAGTGCGTCGGTGCCAACTACTGCATCGACCGCCAGTACATGGGTCTGGACGTGCTCTGCATCCAGAACGCCGCGACGTCGCGTGAATACAGCGGCATGCCGCACATTATTGAAAAAACCACCGGCACCAAACGCAAGGTGGTTGTGGTCGGCGGTGGTCCCGGCGGTCTGGAAGCGGCCCGTGTCGCGGCCGAACGCGGCCATGCTGTAACCCTGATCGAACGTGCGGACGAGCTGGGCGGCCAGGTCACCATTGCTGCCAAGGCGCCGCAGCGCGACCAGATGGCCGGCATCACCCGCTGGCTGGCGATGGAAATCGAGCGTCTGGGCGTGGACCTGCGCCTGGGTACCGCGGCCAATGCCGACATGATCAAGGACCTGAAAGCCGATGTGGTGATTCTGGCCACCGGCGGTCGTCCCTTCATGGAGCAGAACCCGCACTGGGGCGCCGCCGAAGGCCTGTCGGTATCCAGCTGGGATATCCTCAATGGCACCGTGGAGCCGGGCAAGAGCGTGCTGATCTACGACACCATCTGCGAATTCACCGGCATGTCGGCGGCGGACTATCTGAGCTCCAAGGGCTCACTGGTCGAGCTGGTGACCGATGATATCAAGCCGGGTGTTGGCATTGGCGGCACCACCTTCCCGACTTACTACCGCAGCCTGTACGAGAAGGAAGTCATCATGACCTCCGACATGCTGCTGGAGAAGGTGTACCGCGAAGGCGACAAACTGGTGGCGGTGCTCGAGAACGAGTACACCGGTGCCCAGGAAGAGCGCGTGGTGGATCAGGTGGTGATCGAGAACGGTACTCGCCCCAACGAAGAGCTGTATTACGAGCTCAAGGGCGAGTCGCGCAACAAGGGTCAGATCGACAACGAGACCCTGTTCGCGGGTCAGGCGCAGCCGATACTGTCCGAGTCCGGCGAGGGCATGATCCTGTGGCGTCTGGGGGATTGCGTATCACAGCGCAATATCCACGCCGCCATCTACGACGCCCTGCGTCTGTGCAAAGACCTCTAA
- a CDS encoding 4-vinyl reductase: MGVHAPEMPIQVDDETGVWVTDALPMLYVPRHFFVNNHMGIEEEIGAERYADILYKAGYKSAWHWCEKEAEAHGLSGAAVFEHYMKRLSQRGWGFFITEELDLEKGTARVRLENSAFVYQYGQVNRKVDYMFTGWFAGAMDQIAQSLGYPVRTVAVQTQCAAEEGCDYGIFEVSPL, encoded by the coding sequence ATGGGTGTACATGCACCGGAAATGCCGATCCAGGTTGATGATGAAACCGGCGTTTGGGTAACAGACGCGCTGCCAATGCTGTACGTGCCGCGCCACTTTTTCGTCAATAACCATATGGGTATTGAGGAAGAAATCGGTGCTGAGCGTTATGCCGACATTCTCTACAAGGCCGGTTACAAGTCCGCCTGGCACTGGTGCGAAAAGGAAGCCGAGGCCCATGGCCTCTCGGGCGCGGCTGTATTCGAGCACTACATGAAGCGTCTGTCCCAGCGCGGCTGGGGTTTCTTCATCACCGAAGAGCTGGACCTGGAAAAGGGCACCGCCCGCGTACGGCTGGAAAACTCCGCCTTCGTTTACCAGTACGGCCAGGTGAATCGCAAGGTCGATTACATGTTCACCGGCTGGTTTGCCGGCGCCATGGATCAGATCGCGCAGAGCCTGGGCTATCCGGTACGTACCGTTGCGGTACAGACCCAGTGCGCGGCAGAAGAGGGCTGTGACTACGGCATCTTCGAAGTGAGCCCGCTCTAA
- a CDS encoding dipeptidase: MNAAELHQDSIVIDGLIIAKWNRELFEDMKKGGLTAANCTVSIWEGFQNTVNNIVEMNQLITENSDLLRPVHSTRDILRAKEEGKTGIIYGFQNAHAYEDKIGYVEVFKKLGVGIVQMCYNTQNLVGTGCYERDGGLSDFGREIVAEMNRVGVMCDLSHVGSKTSEEVILESKKAVCYSHCLPSGLKDHPRNKSDEELKFIADHGGFIGVTMFAPFLKKGIESTIDDYAEAIEYVVNIAGIDQVGIGTDFTQGHDQAFFEMLTHDKGYARRLTRFGKIINPEGIRTVGEFGNLTETLLRRGFDEASVRKIMGENWVRVLGDVWGE; the protein is encoded by the coding sequence ATGAACGCAGCTGAACTGCATCAGGATTCGATCGTTATTGACGGTCTGATTATCGCCAAGTGGAACCGCGAACTGTTTGAAGACATGAAGAAGGGCGGCCTGACGGCGGCCAACTGCACCGTGTCCATCTGGGAAGGCTTTCAGAATACGGTCAACAACATCGTTGAGATGAACCAGCTGATCACTGAAAACAGCGATCTGCTGCGTCCTGTTCACAGCACCCGCGATATTCTGCGTGCCAAGGAGGAAGGCAAGACCGGCATCATCTACGGTTTTCAGAACGCCCATGCCTATGAAGACAAGATCGGCTATGTCGAAGTCTTCAAGAAGCTCGGCGTTGGCATAGTGCAGATGTGCTACAACACCCAGAACCTGGTAGGCACCGGCTGCTACGAGCGTGACGGTGGCCTGTCCGATTTCGGCCGCGAAATCGTGGCGGAAATGAACCGCGTTGGCGTTATGTGCGACCTGTCCCACGTTGGCAGCAAAACCTCCGAAGAAGTGATTCTGGAATCCAAAAAAGCAGTGTGCTACTCCCACTGCCTGCCGTCCGGTTTGAAAGATCATCCGCGTAACAAGTCCGACGAAGAACTGAAGTTCATTGCCGATCACGGCGGCTTTATCGGTGTGACCATGTTCGCGCCCTTCCTGAAAAAAGGCATCGAATCCACCATCGACGATTACGCCGAGGCCATCGAATACGTGGTCAACATTGCCGGTATCGACCAGGTGGGTATTGGTACCGACTTTACCCAGGGTCACGATCAGGCGTTCTTTGAAATGCTGACCCACGACAAGGGCTACGCCCGTCGCCTGACCCGCTTTGGCAAGATCATCAACCCCGAAGGCATCCGCACCGTGGGTGAGTTCGGCAACCTGACCGAAACCCTGCTGCGTCGCGGCTTCGATGAAGCCTCAGTGCGCAAGATCATGGGCGAGAACTGGGTGCGCGTTCTGGGCGACGTCTGGGGCGAGTAA
- a CDS encoding (Fe-S)-binding protein, with translation MLDWLLPVLISAALALALAGAFKRASLWRAGQPESVNLLAGLMAMPRRYLVDLHHVVERDKYMSNTHVATAGGFVLSMLLIILVHLFGLESRWLAWALLASSVLMFTGAVFVFKRRLNPPSRLSKGPWMRLPKSLLMFSVSFFILTLPAAGILPEAFGGWVLALILLVGVAWGLSELVFGMTWGGPMKHAFAGALHLAFHRRPERFNGGRSTGLKPVDLQARVLGVEKPTDFKWNQLLGFDACVQCGKCEAVCPAYAAGQPLNPKKLIQDMVIGLAGGTDAKFAGSPYPGVELGHAVGGPGQTITEGLVNSDTLWSCTTCRACVEECPMMIEHVDAIVDMRRFLTMEKGNTPNKGAEILENLIATDNPNGFDPAGRMNWAADQNLPLMADVKQAEVLFWVSDGAFDMRSQRILRAFVKVLKAAGVDFAVLGDEERDSGDVARRLGDDATFQSLAKRNIAVLSKYRFKRIVTTDPHAFHVLKNEYGDFYPNGKGGDYEVLHHTTFINELVQQGRLQLDAFKGGTVTYHDPCYLGRYNGEYDSPRDLLKALGIELAEMERSGFRSRCCGGGGGAPITDIPGERRIADMRMEDARAVGAELVAVGCQQCTAMLEGVVEPRPVIKDIVELVSEALIERAPAPKAARVAEVMS, from the coding sequence ATCCTCGACTGGTTACTCCCTGTTCTGATTTCGGCGGCGCTGGCCCTGGCCCTGGCCGGTGCGTTTAAACGCGCCAGCCTGTGGCGCGCCGGTCAGCCCGAGTCGGTCAATCTTCTGGCTGGCCTGATGGCCATGCCGCGACGCTACCTGGTGGATCTGCACCATGTGGTCGAGCGCGACAAGTACATGTCCAATACCCATGTGGCCACGGCGGGCGGCTTTGTGCTGTCCATGCTGCTGATCATATTGGTGCATCTGTTCGGGCTGGAAAGCCGCTGGCTGGCCTGGGCGCTGCTGGCGTCTTCGGTGCTGATGTTTACCGGTGCCGTCTTTGTGTTCAAACGCAGGCTTAATCCGCCGTCGCGCCTGTCCAAGGGCCCCTGGATGCGCCTGCCCAAGAGCCTGCTGATGTTCTCGGTGAGCTTCTTTATCCTCACGCTGCCGGCGGCGGGCATTCTGCCTGAAGCCTTTGGTGGCTGGGTGCTGGCGCTGATTCTGCTGGTCGGTGTGGCCTGGGGCCTGAGCGAACTGGTGTTCGGCATGACCTGGGGCGGGCCCATGAAGCACGCCTTCGCCGGTGCCCTGCATCTGGCGTTTCACCGTCGTCCGGAGCGTTTTAACGGTGGCCGTTCCACCGGCCTGAAACCGGTCGATCTGCAGGCCCGTGTGCTGGGTGTGGAAAAGCCCACGGACTTCAAATGGAACCAGCTGCTGGGCTTTGATGCCTGCGTGCAGTGCGGCAAGTGCGAAGCCGTGTGCCCGGCCTACGCCGCCGGTCAGCCGCTGAACCCGAAAAAGCTGATCCAGGACATGGTGATTGGCCTGGCCGGAGGCACCGATGCCAAGTTTGCCGGCAGCCCTTATCCCGGTGTTGAACTCGGCCATGCCGTCGGCGGCCCGGGCCAGACCATCACTGAAGGTCTGGTGAATTCGGATACGCTCTGGTCCTGCACCACCTGCCGTGCCTGTGTTGAAGAATGTCCGATGATGATCGAGCACGTCGATGCCATCGTCGACATGCGCCGCTTCCTGACCATGGAAAAGGGCAACACTCCCAACAAGGGTGCCGAGATACTGGAGAACCTGATCGCCACCGACAACCCCAACGGTTTTGATCCGGCCGGGCGCATGAACTGGGCGGCGGATCAGAACCTGCCGCTGATGGCCGATGTGAAACAGGCCGAGGTGCTGTTCTGGGTATCCGACGGTGCCTTTGACATGCGCAGCCAGCGTATCCTGCGCGCCTTCGTCAAGGTGCTCAAGGCGGCTGGCGTGGACTTTGCCGTGCTGGGTGATGAAGAACGCGACAGTGGCGACGTGGCCCGCAGGCTGGGTGACGATGCCACCTTCCAGAGTCTGGCCAAACGCAATATAGCGGTGCTGAGCAAATACCGCTTCAAGCGCATTGTTACTACAGATCCGCACGCCTTCCATGTACTCAAAAACGAGTACGGCGACTTTTATCCAAACGGCAAGGGCGGCGACTATGAAGTGCTGCACCACACCACCTTTATCAACGAACTGGTCCAGCAGGGTCGACTGCAGCTGGATGCGTTCAAGGGCGGTACCGTGACCTATCACGATCCCTGCTACCTGGGGCGTTACAACGGCGAGTACGACTCTCCCCGCGATCTGCTCAAGGCGCTGGGTATTGAGCTGGCCGAGATGGAAAGGTCCGGATTCCGTAGTCGCTGCTGTGGCGGTGGCGGTGGCGCGCCTATCACCGATATTCCGGGTGAGCGCCGTATTGCCGACATGCGCATGGAAGATGCCCGTGCCGTGGGTGCAGAGCTGGTGGCGGTGGGTTGCCAGCAGTGTACCGCCATGCTGGAAGGGGTGGTGGAGCCGCGGCCAGTGATCAAGGATATCGTAGAACTCGTGTCCGAAGCGCTGATCGAACGCGCGCCGGCCCCCAAGGCTGCCCGGGTGGCTGAGGTGATGTCATGA
- a CDS encoding LysR family transcriptional regulator, with amino-acid sequence MHRWESIEAFIEVARLGSLSAAATKLRVSSSHVSRLLSHLEQRLNTQLLVRTTRRVTLTESGQWFFEQSQTLADGFSDAEQQITSFSNEPHGLLRISCGSTFGERYIGPMLTRFMQQQTRLSLDLNLTNRAVDLINEGYDLAIRLGTLKDSNLVARRLSDRREYIVATASYLAAKGTPHSLLDLAGHNCLRGSTATWSFCVAGQRKDVRANGNWHANSGVLLLEAALQGLGLACLPDYIVEPHLNSGALVSVLDEFRCQDSAIWAVYPRSRHLSPKVRHCIDYLVEAFENPDWRKL; translated from the coding sequence ATGCACCGCTGGGAAAGTATTGAAGCCTTCATAGAGGTCGCCCGCCTGGGCAGTTTGTCGGCCGCGGCCACCAAACTGCGCGTGTCCAGCTCCCATGTCAGCCGCCTGCTGAGCCACCTGGAACAGCGCCTCAACACCCAACTGCTGGTGCGTACCACCCGCCGTGTGACCCTGACCGAATCGGGCCAGTGGTTCTTCGAGCAGAGCCAGACCCTGGCCGATGGTTTCAGCGATGCCGAGCAGCAGATCACCAGTTTCAGCAACGAACCCCACGGCCTGCTGCGCATCAGCTGCGGTTCCACCTTTGGCGAGCGTTACATAGGCCCCATGCTGACCCGTTTCATGCAGCAGCAGACACGCCTGAGCCTGGACCTGAACCTGACCAACCGTGCGGTGGACCTGATCAATGAAGGCTACGATCTGGCCATTCGTCTGGGTACGCTGAAAGACTCCAATCTGGTGGCGCGCCGCCTCAGCGACAGACGCGAATACATCGTCGCCACGGCAAGCTATCTGGCCGCCAAGGGTACGCCCCACAGCCTGCTGGACCTTGCCGGGCACAACTGCCTGCGTGGTTCGACCGCCACCTGGAGTTTCTGTGTTGCAGGCCAGCGCAAGGACGTTCGCGCCAACGGTAACTGGCACGCCAACTCGGGCGTATTGCTGCTAGAGGCCGCACTGCAGGGCCTGGGGCTGGCCTGCCTGCCCGACTATATTGTCGAGCCGCACCTGAACAGCGGCGCCCTGGTCAGCGTACTGGACGAATTCCGCTGCCAGGACAGCGCCATCTGGGCGGTGTACCCGCGCAGCCGTCACCTTTCACCCAAAGTGCGTCACTGCATCGATTACCTGGTGGAAGCCTTCGAGAACCCCGACTGGCGCAAGCTATGA
- a CDS encoding GlxA family transcriptional regulator has translation MNDSIPGTRAATEPKSRNIGFLLLKNFTMISLASAIEPLRMANQLSGKELYNWYTLTEDGEPVRASDGIQITPDGAMTDPFDLDTIVVAGGVNITRSYSKRELSWLQSMGRKGRKLGGICTGAYALAEAGLMNGYECSAHWECIASLQEAFPKVNCTNRLFSVDRDRLTGSGGTVPLDMMLNMIKQEHGYQLSAAISEMFICDRIRNETDHQRIPLRHVLGTTQPKLVEVVSLMEANLEEAIELDQLACYVGLSRRQLERLFQKYLQCSPSRYYLKLRLTKARQLLKQTSMSIIEVASACGFVSTPHFSKCYREHIGIPPREERMGMRVARSAEVLMDPMSRNLGTVFGGLGDVVSSTALTALTEAQSEPSYGSVTLQ, from the coding sequence ATGAACGATTCCATCCCGGGTACCCGCGCCGCGACCGAGCCGAAAAGCCGCAACATCGGTTTTCTGCTGCTTAAAAACTTCACGATGATTTCGCTGGCATCCGCGATAGAACCCCTGCGCATGGCCAACCAGTTAAGCGGCAAGGAGCTGTACAACTGGTATACCCTCACCGAAGACGGTGAGCCGGTGCGTGCCAGTGATGGCATTCAGATTACCCCCGATGGCGCCATGACAGATCCGTTTGACCTGGACACCATAGTCGTGGCCGGCGGCGTCAATATTACCCGCAGCTACAGCAAGCGTGAGCTGTCCTGGCTGCAGTCCATGGGCCGCAAGGGGCGCAAGCTCGGCGGTATCTGCACCGGCGCCTACGCGCTGGCCGAAGCCGGGCTGATGAACGGCTACGAGTGCAGCGCCCACTGGGAATGCATCGCCTCGCTGCAGGAGGCCTTTCCCAAGGTGAATTGCACCAACCGCCTGTTCTCGGTCGATCGTGATCGTCTCACCGGCAGCGGCGGCACAGTGCCGCTGGACATGATGCTCAACATGATCAAGCAGGAGCATGGCTACCAGCTTTCCGCCGCTATCTCGGAAATGTTCATCTGCGACCGCATCCGCAATGAAACCGATCACCAGCGCATACCGCTGCGCCATGTGCTGGGCACCACCCAGCCCAAGCTCGTGGAGGTGGTGTCCCTGATGGAGGCCAATCTGGAGGAGGCGATCGAGCTGGATCAGCTGGCCTGTTACGTGGGCCTGTCACGGCGCCAGCTGGAGCGCCTGTTCCAGAAATACCTGCAGTGTTCGCCATCGCGTTATTACCTCAAGCTGCGCCTGACCAAGGCGCGCCAGTTGCTGAAGCAGACGTCGATGTCGATTATCGAAGTGGCCTCGGCCTGTGGTTTTGTTTCGACGCCGCATTTCAGCAAGTGCTACCGCGAACACATTGGCATTCCGCCCCGTGAAGAACGCATGGGCATGCGGGTGGCGCGCAGCGCCGAGGTGCTGATGGATCCCATGTCTCGCAACCTGGGCACGGTCTTCGGTGGCCTGGGTGATGTGGTCTCGTCCACCGCCCTGACCGCGCTTACCGAAGCCCAGTCCGAACCCAGCTATGGCTCTGTAACGCTGCAATAG